From one Marinifilum sp. JC120 genomic stretch:
- the hydG gene encoding [FeFe] hydrogenase H-cluster radical SAM maturase HydG, which yields MKPDSTGLSNFIDEEKIWAIVNSTERTAAAQVHEILDKALEAKGISLEETARLLQVESPELNEAIFKTARKVKQTIYGNRLVLFAPLYITNECFNRCVYCGFKDTNKDLLRRTLSADEIKQEVSVLEELGHKRLLLVYGEHPKFGADWIADTVRTVYDTVSEKSGEIRRVNINCAPLDVEGFRKLHEVGIGTYQCFQETYHREIYAELHPVGHKKDYLWRLHAMHRAMEAGIDDVGMGTLLGLYDYRFDTMALLSHAAELESKFGVGPHTLSFPRLEPALNAEIAFNPPYPISDAQFKRMVAVLRLAVPYTGLILSTRENKQMRQDLLDLGVSQLSAGSRTYPGAYSDPDYDRPEVQQFCVGDNRSLEQVIREIVEHGYVPSWCTACYRAGRTGEHFMELAKKGFIQEFCHPNALLTFKEYLLDYAHTSTQDMGNSLISHELEGLAAKRKNVVADRLNRIEKGERDLYL from the coding sequence ATGAAACCTGACAGCACAGGATTAAGCAATTTTATAGATGAAGAAAAAATCTGGGCAATCGTAAATTCCACAGAGCGGACCGCTGCGGCTCAGGTGCATGAAATTTTGGACAAGGCGCTGGAAGCCAAAGGGATATCTCTTGAGGAGACAGCTAGGCTGTTGCAGGTCGAGAGCCCGGAACTGAATGAGGCCATTTTTAAGACCGCCCGTAAAGTCAAACAGACCATTTATGGCAATCGACTGGTCCTTTTTGCTCCTCTTTATATCACCAACGAATGTTTCAACCGCTGCGTCTATTGTGGTTTCAAGGATACCAATAAGGATCTACTGCGCCGCACCCTCAGTGCCGATGAGATCAAACAGGAAGTTTCAGTGCTGGAAGAGCTGGGTCATAAGCGGCTGCTTTTGGTTTACGGAGAACATCCCAAATTCGGTGCCGATTGGATTGCTGATACCGTGCGCACCGTATACGACACTGTTTCTGAAAAGAGCGGTGAAATTAGACGGGTGAATATCAACTGTGCCCCGTTGGATGTAGAGGGCTTTCGCAAGCTGCATGAGGTCGGTATCGGCACCTATCAGTGTTTTCAGGAAACTTACCATCGAGAAATCTATGCGGAGCTTCATCCTGTAGGCCACAAAAAAGATTATCTCTGGCGGCTGCATGCCATGCACCGGGCAATGGAAGCGGGTATCGATGATGTGGGCATGGGCACGTTGCTCGGTCTCTATGACTACCGCTTTGATACCATGGCCTTGCTTTCTCATGCCGCAGAGCTGGAATCCAAATTCGGGGTGGGACCGCACACCCTTTCATTTCCCCGGCTGGAACCAGCTCTCAATGCCGAGATTGCTTTTAATCCGCCGTATCCCATTTCAGACGCACAGTTTAAGCGGATGGTAGCGGTCCTGCGGCTTGCGGTTCCCTATACCGGGCTTATCTTGAGCACCCGTGAGAACAAGCAGATGCGCCAGGACTTGCTAGACCTTGGTGTCTCGCAGCTTAGTGCCGGATCACGGACCTACCCCGGAGCATATAGCGACCCTGATTACGACCGTCCTGAAGTGCAGCAGTTCTGCGTCGGAGACAATCGCAGCCTTGAACAGGTCATCAGGGAGATTGTTGAACATGGCTATGTTCCTTCATGGTGTACAGCTTGCTATCGTGCGGGCAGGACAGGAGAGCATTTTATGGAGTTGGCTAAAAAGGGTTTCATTCAGGAATTTTGCCACCCCAACGCTCTGCTGACATTTAAAGAATATCTGCTTGATTATGCCCATACATCCACACAGGATATGGGTAATTCTTTGATCAGCCATGAGCTGGAAGGCTTAGCCGCAAAACGTAAGAATGTTGTGGCCGACAGACTGAACCGTATTGAAAAAGGTGAGCGTGATCTGTATCTATAG
- a CDS encoding sigma-54-dependent Fis family transcriptional regulator — protein MRILLVDDDAATRESLAEYLTLLGHAVTPCAEAVSALGIFRNHDFEMVLSDIQMPGRTGIELVRDIKGLSGSHSADVVLYTGHADLEFAIGALRAGAYDYLTKPINLEELGAVLDRVAEHQSLLQENERLTGKFDEAVAEATSDVRGELSQLRELLARQAGLDNVGIFSEPMWEVVNQARRYHGDRDLPVLIQGETGVGKDIVAKLIHYGDDNSLSPRPFVDINCAALPANLFESELFGYEAGAFTGSATRGARGKIDLAAGGTLFLDEIGEIPVGLQAKLLRVIEDKSFYRVGGLSKIKTDIRIIAATNLNLTERIEQGFFRNDLYYRLRVGSIIVPPLRERTDDIIPLALLFLKSFSEKRGKAFKGISPEAAEILMGHPWSGNVRELRNAMEWISVMHDAQVLRSEHLSGFFAGMVRSTPVREKSPAVCKTEQKKQARPTDEDIDAALAETGGNKTQAAAQLGISIRMLYYRLAAREQNENK, from the coding sequence ATGCGTATCCTGCTTGTTGACGATGACGCGGCTACCCGTGAATCCCTTGCCGAATATCTGACCCTGCTCGGCCATGCGGTTACCCCGTGCGCGGAAGCAGTTTCCGCGTTGGGCATCTTTCGCAATCATGATTTCGAAATGGTCCTTTCGGATATCCAGATGCCGGGTAGAACCGGTATCGAGCTGGTACGCGATATAAAGGGCCTTTCCGGTTCCCATTCTGCGGACGTGGTCCTTTATACCGGGCACGCCGACCTTGAATTTGCCATCGGTGCCTTGCGGGCTGGAGCATATGATTACCTGACCAAGCCCATTAATCTTGAGGAGCTCGGCGCGGTTCTGGACCGTGTAGCTGAGCATCAGTCATTGCTACAGGAGAACGAAAGGCTGACCGGGAAATTTGATGAAGCTGTGGCCGAGGCTACAAGCGATGTGCGGGGCGAGCTTTCCCAATTGCGTGAACTGCTCGCCAGACAGGCCGGGCTGGACAATGTTGGAATATTTTCTGAACCCATGTGGGAAGTGGTCAATCAAGCCCGCCGTTATCACGGGGATCGCGATCTGCCTGTGCTTATTCAGGGGGAAACCGGGGTAGGCAAGGATATTGTGGCTAAGCTGATTCATTACGGCGATGATAATTCCCTGTCGCCGCGTCCTTTTGTGGACATTAACTGCGCAGCACTGCCAGCCAATCTTTTTGAGAGTGAATTGTTCGGCTACGAGGCAGGGGCCTTTACCGGCAGTGCCACCCGTGGAGCACGGGGGAAGATTGATTTGGCCGCTGGGGGGACTCTTTTTCTGGATGAGATAGGTGAAATCCCGGTGGGATTGCAGGCTAAACTTCTGCGCGTAATTGAAGATAAAAGTTTTTACCGCGTGGGCGGGTTGAGCAAGATCAAAACCGACATACGAATTATCGCCGCTACAAACCTTAATTTGACCGAGCGCATTGAACAGGGATTTTTTCGTAATGACCTTTATTACCGGCTTAGGGTGGGCAGCATCATAGTCCCGCCGTTGCGTGAACGGACTGATGACATCATTCCGCTGGCCCTATTGTTTCTGAAGTCTTTTTCGGAGAAACGGGGCAAGGCATTTAAAGGAATAAGTCCCGAAGCGGCAGAGATTCTTATGGGTCATCCATGGTCCGGTAATGTGCGGGAACTTAGGAATGCCATGGAATGGATTTCGGTCATGCATGATGCACAAGTGTTGCGGTCCGAACATCTGTCCGGTTTTTTTGCAGGTATGGTGCGGAGTACTCCGGTGCGGGAAAAGAGTCCGGCAGTATGTAAGACAGAGCAAAAGAAACAAGCAAGACCCACTGATGAAGATATAGACGCCGCCCTTGCAGAAACAGGCGGCAATAAGACTCAGGCTGCAGCGCAACTGGGTATTTCCATTCGCATGCTGTACTACCGGCTTGCGGCCAGAGAACAGAACGAGAATAAATAG
- a CDS encoding PAS domain S-box protein yields the protein MTSQDSIYRAVVEDQTELIRRFRPDGRFIFVNQSCCRFYGKSSETLLASHFQDLLDPDEREAIVRQVYSLTPENPEIVTEPRYTDEDGEAHYVQYVTRAIFDGEGNAVEYQSVGRDVTAHRQAEATLAEARSAMERASRVTTFAVIGGGIAHEINQPLNAIRLLSASGLLMEDRSENPNKEVVRILQNIAGQVDRIDSIVNHLREHLRWNQSVSCELCNLGEAVQSAMSLLSAQMIARGIILELNIDPETKPVAGTSIRFEELVMNLVANAMQALEVSDVEQKTISIRVVAQGADSVELSVADNGPGFDPKLADELFEPFFSTKSPGSSMGLGLSIVRTIVQGAGGSIIAENRPGGGALLRAILPAAEKGRT from the coding sequence ATGACATCACAGGACTCCATTTATCGTGCCGTAGTCGAGGACCAGACAGAGCTTATTCGCCGTTTTCGTCCAGACGGACGATTTATTTTTGTTAATCAGTCTTGTTGCCGTTTTTATGGCAAAAGTTCCGAGACCCTTCTCGCGTCACATTTTCAGGATCTTCTGGACCCTGATGAGCGTGAGGCCATTGTCCGACAGGTATATTCATTGACGCCTGAGAACCCGGAGATTGTCACCGAGCCCCGTTACACCGATGAGGACGGAGAAGCCCATTACGTGCAATATGTCACCCGGGCCATCTTTGATGGCGAGGGCAATGCTGTTGAATATCAGTCGGTAGGCCGTGATGTTACGGCCCATCGGCAGGCCGAAGCCACCCTTGCCGAGGCCCGTTCCGCCATGGAGCGCGCCAGCCGGGTGACCACTTTTGCCGTTATCGGTGGCGGTATCGCTCACGAGATCAACCAGCCGTTGAATGCCATACGTCTTCTTTCTGCATCGGGGCTGCTGATGGAAGACCGTTCCGAAAATCCCAACAAGGAAGTCGTGCGCATATTGCAGAATATAGCCGGACAGGTGGACCGCATCGACTCCATTGTCAATCATCTGCGTGAGCATCTGCGCTGGAATCAGTCCGTAAGCTGTGAGCTATGCAACCTTGGCGAGGCTGTGCAATCTGCTATGTCTCTGCTCAGTGCCCAGATGATTGCCCGGGGCATAATTTTGGAGCTGAACATAGACCCTGAAACCAAACCAGTTGCCGGGACCAGTATCAGGTTTGAGGAGTTGGTCATGAACCTTGTCGCCAACGCTATGCAGGCGCTGGAAGTGAGCGACGTTGAGCAGAAAACTATTTCTATCCGGGTTGTGGCGCAGGGAGCTGATTCTGTGGAATTGAGTGTGGCCGACAATGGTCCCGGATTTGATCCTAAGCTGGCCGATGAGCTTTTCGAACCGTTTTTTTCCACCAAATCACCGGGCAGTTCCATGGGGCTCGGGTTGTCTATTGTGCGCACTATCGTGCAGGGCGCAGGAGGCTCAATTATTGCGGAAAACCGTCCCGGAGGCGGGGCATTGCTGCGGGCCATACTGCCAGCGGCTGAAAAGGGGAGGACATAA
- a CDS encoding 4Fe-4S dicluster domain-containing protein has product MNAFVLADPSRCIGCRACEIACVDAHMDSDMGTAMERGLTFSPRLSVVRESGVTAPIQCRQCEDAPCAAVCPSGAITFNGRSVVIDAEQCFGCKACLAACSVGAMQVGIINGERNVPVAHKCDLCAGHREQPACVSVCPAGALRVFSSESLQQLTASRRRENARRVAFEHN; this is encoded by the coding sequence ATGAATGCTTTTGTTTTGGCTGACCCTTCCCGCTGTATCGGTTGCCGGGCTTGTGAGATCGCTTGTGTGGATGCCCATATGGATTCTGACATGGGTACGGCTATGGAAAGAGGGCTTACTTTCAGTCCGCGTCTTTCCGTGGTGCGCGAGTCCGGTGTTACTGCGCCCATACAGTGTCGACAGTGTGAGGATGCGCCTTGCGCGGCAGTTTGTCCTTCCGGAGCCATTACCTTTAACGGTAGGTCGGTGGTGATCGATGCAGAGCAATGCTTCGGGTGCAAGGCATGTCTTGCCGCCTGTTCGGTAGGAGCCATGCAGGTCGGGATAATCAATGGAGAACGCAATGTGCCTGTGGCCCATAAATGTGACTTATGTGCCGGACACCGTGAGCAGCCTGCATGCGTTTCCGTGTGCCCGGCCGGGGCACTGCGTGTTTTTTCAAGTGAGTCCTTGCAGCAGCTGACTGCTTCAAGGAGACGGGAAAACGCGCGTCGCGTGGCGTTTGAGCACAACTAG
- a CDS encoding 4Fe-4S dicluster domain-containing protein, protein MTTISQVVFIDPKVCTGCRRCSEVCPVDAIIGSEGEPQSIDTSRCVVCGQCVLTCSAFVTPFDDAAENLPAMRRERGLSENDSSPLFAAHFRNDTRCVANMLADPSKKSMVQCAPAVRTSIAEEYGLAPGTLTPGQLAASLRRLGFDAVYDTIFAADVTIMEEASELLERVESGGTLPMFTSCCPGWVRYMETAWPDLTDHLSSCKSPQQMAGALFKTYGAEIAGVGPEAIASVAVMPCTAKKHEAARPEMQASSHPDVDAVLTVTELAAMLKERGINLAEMPEEEFDIPMGLYSGAGVIFGASGGVMEAALRTAIAVTTGNDVCESGVIFSPAGTGIRRASIDVAGKTVRAVIVSGLANAAPLLEEVRAGKADFDFMEVMCCPGGCVAGGGQPKLLPGIDLADALARRRSGLHRHDKELPVRASHKNESVIALYEKFLEKPLGHRSHELLHTHYGMDSEGHS, encoded by the coding sequence ATGACAACCATTTCCCAAGTCGTATTTATAGATCCTAAAGTCTGTACCGGATGCCGTCGCTGTTCAGAAGTCTGTCCGGTGGATGCCATTATCGGCAGCGAAGGTGAACCCCAGTCCATTGATACTTCCCGCTGTGTTGTCTGCGGGCAGTGCGTGCTGACCTGCTCGGCCTTTGTTACCCCTTTTGACGATGCTGCGGAGAATCTTCCGGCCATGCGTCGTGAGCGCGGGCTTTCCGAGAATGATTCCTCTCCTTTGTTTGCTGCCCATTTTCGTAATGATACAAGGTGTGTGGCAAATATGCTGGCCGATCCTTCTAAAAAGTCAATGGTCCAGTGCGCCCCGGCGGTACGTACTTCAATTGCTGAAGAATATGGCCTAGCTCCGGGCACCCTGACTCCGGGACAATTGGCCGCATCCCTGCGTCGTCTCGGTTTTGATGCTGTTTACGATACCATTTTCGCGGCGGATGTGACCATTATGGAAGAGGCTTCAGAACTGCTGGAGCGGGTGGAGTCCGGTGGCACCTTGCCTATGTTTACATCCTGCTGCCCCGGCTGGGTGCGTTACATGGAAACCGCATGGCCTGATCTGACCGATCATCTTTCAAGCTGCAAATCGCCGCAGCAAATGGCCGGAGCACTTTTCAAGACTTATGGTGCTGAGATTGCCGGTGTTGGGCCGGAGGCCATCGCCAGTGTAGCGGTCATGCCCTGTACGGCTAAAAAGCATGAGGCCGCACGGCCTGAGATGCAGGCCAGCAGCCACCCTGATGTGGATGCGGTTCTCACTGTAACCGAACTGGCGGCCATGCTGAAGGAAAGGGGAATCAATCTTGCCGAGATGCCTGAAGAGGAATTTGATATTCCTATGGGGCTATATTCAGGGGCTGGAGTTATCTTTGGAGCGTCCGGTGGTGTTATGGAGGCTGCGCTTCGCACGGCTATTGCAGTTACTACAGGCAATGATGTCTGTGAAAGCGGCGTGATTTTTTCTCCGGCAGGTACAGGTATCCGCAGGGCTTCTATAGACGTGGCTGGAAAGACTGTTCGTGCAGTGATTGTTTCAGGACTGGCCAACGCAGCTCCTTTGCTTGAAGAAGTCCGCGCCGGAAAGGCCGATTTTGATTTCATGGAGGTCATGTGCTGCCCCGGAGGTTGTGTAGCCGGAGGGGGCCAGCCTAAATTGCTGCCCGGAATTGATCTTGCCGATGCTCTTGCCCGTCGCCGTAGCGGTCTGCATCGTCATGATAAGGAATTGCCGGTCCGCGCTTCGCATAAAAACGAGTCCGTTATTGCTTTGTATGAAAAGTTTTTGGAAAAACCTTTGGGACATCGTTCGCATGAACTTTTGCATACGCACTACGGAATGGACAGCGAGGGACACTCGTAA
- a CDS encoding 4Fe-4S dicluster domain-containing protein, translated as MSYPLTPFILANAAKCIGCRACELACAAAHLRGGVSVGSLQGPLSPRLYLIRTDDVCVPVGCRHCEDAPCAAVCPNGAIHRTKSGVQVDAERCVGCKTCLAACPVGAMEMAQIWKNGQPVLRRVTDPVDPDSYSVEPALLASKCDLCHERKSGPACVEACPKDALTLVDPMKIKKRRSLEAALALAGVGARAGEEL; from the coding sequence ATGTCATACCCTTTGACCCCATTTATCCTTGCCAATGCAGCCAAATGTATTGGTTGCCGGGCCTGTGAACTGGCCTGCGCTGCTGCCCATTTGCGGGGCGGTGTTTCTGTGGGGAGTCTACAGGGGCCCCTTTCCCCGCGGCTTTACCTGATCCGGACTGATGACGTTTGTGTCCCGGTGGGATGCCGTCATTGTGAGGATGCCCCTTGCGCCGCAGTTTGTCCCAATGGAGCCATCCACCGTACCAAGTCCGGTGTGCAGGTAGATGCTGAACGTTGTGTGGGTTGTAAAACCTGCCTTGCTGCATGCCCCGTCGGAGCCATGGAGATGGCCCAGATATGGAAGAATGGTCAGCCGGTTCTTCGCCGTGTGACTGACCCGGTCGACCCTGATTCTTATAGTGTTGAACCAGCTCTGCTGGCCAGTAAGTGCGACCTATGTCACGAACGTAAAAGCGGCCCGGCCTGTGTGGAGGCCTGCCCCAAGGATGCCTTGACGCTGGTAGACCCCATGAAAATTAAAAAACGCCGCAGCCTTGAAGCTGCATTGGCCCTTGCCGGGGTCGGAGCCAGAGCAGGGGAGGAGTTGTAA
- a CDS encoding formate dehydrogenase subunit alpha, protein MQRTTTTCPYCGAGCSLSLEVENDRIVSVSAGPEPSVNQGALCSKGRFGFDFVHHRDRLTSPLVRKNGELVPVSWDEALDLVAERLSTIATEYGPEAVGGFSSARCTNEENYLFQKLFRAGLGSNNVDHCARLUHAPTVAGLATSLGSGSMTNSIRELWDMGQGDCVCAIGTNTTECHPIIGIGMMEAKRNGAGLVVIDPREIDLARQADVWLRLRPGTDTPLLSSIARVILDEGLANVETVAAVTEDFESFREGLQAFDPESVAAIAEVPAEDIRRAARLIGGSANAAFYYTMGVTQHTTGTNNVLSVSNLALLTGNLGRPKTGVNPLRGQNNVQGSCDMGALPNVLTGYRPVSDDGVRAVFESHWNVTLPEAPGMTIPKMLHAIEEDRFKGLFVFGENPMRSDPDISHVEHCLRHVDFLVVQDLFLTETAELADVVLPGASFAEKDGTFTSTERRVQRVRQAVSPVGDSRPDWKILTELLERMGRSERYASACDVFDEMRLLTPTHTGISYERLESGGLQWPCPDESHPGTPILHVGGCMRGPGKFVPLVHREPTELPDAEYPLTLTTGRVVAHYHTATMTRRCFGLAGTWPEELVEIHPIDAAEYGIADGDLVQLSTRRGTVRARAWVTQRVRRGLVFMTFHFSESPANLLTTSAADPVTGTPQLKVCAVSICKFKESTDSVSPVSIKEEVSCHTL, encoded by the coding sequence ATGCAACGTACAACTACAACATGTCCATATTGCGGTGCGGGTTGTTCCCTTTCTTTGGAAGTGGAAAATGACCGTATCGTGAGTGTTTCAGCAGGCCCCGAGCCATCGGTCAATCAGGGGGCCTTGTGTTCCAAAGGTCGGTTCGGTTTTGATTTTGTCCACCATCGTGACCGTCTTACGAGTCCGCTGGTGCGCAAGAACGGTGAACTGGTTCCAGTTTCATGGGATGAGGCTCTTGATCTTGTCGCAGAACGGTTGAGCACAATTGCAACTGAATACGGTCCTGAGGCTGTTGGCGGATTCAGTAGTGCCCGCTGCACCAACGAAGAAAATTACCTTTTCCAAAAACTTTTTCGCGCAGGGCTCGGCAGTAACAATGTCGACCACTGCGCACGTCTCTGACACGCTCCCACCGTGGCCGGTCTGGCCACCTCTTTGGGAAGCGGTTCCATGACCAACTCCATCCGTGAATTATGGGATATGGGGCAGGGCGACTGTGTTTGCGCTATCGGCACCAATACAACTGAGTGTCATCCAATTATAGGCATAGGGATGATGGAGGCAAAGCGGAACGGGGCTGGATTAGTTGTCATCGACCCGAGAGAAATCGATCTTGCTCGTCAGGCTGATGTCTGGCTCAGGCTCCGTCCCGGAACTGACACACCTCTGCTGTCTTCCATTGCCCGGGTTATTCTGGATGAAGGGCTTGCCAATGTGGAAACCGTGGCCGCGGTCACGGAAGATTTTGAATCCTTCCGGGAAGGATTGCAGGCTTTTGATCCCGAAAGTGTCGCCGCCATCGCCGAGGTTCCTGCCGAAGATATCCGCAGGGCGGCCCGTCTTATCGGCGGTTCTGCCAACGCTGCTTTTTATTACACCATGGGCGTGACCCAGCACACAACCGGCACCAATAACGTTCTTTCCGTGTCCAATCTCGCACTGCTTACCGGTAATCTCGGGCGGCCCAAAACCGGTGTGAATCCATTGCGGGGCCAGAACAACGTTCAAGGTTCATGCGATATGGGCGCACTGCCTAATGTGCTGACCGGATACCGTCCTGTGAGTGACGATGGTGTGCGGGCTGTTTTTGAGTCTCATTGGAATGTGACGTTGCCTGAAGCACCGGGAATGACCATCCCGAAGATGCTACATGCCATTGAAGAAGACCGCTTCAAGGGACTTTTTGTTTTCGGCGAAAATCCCATGCGTAGTGACCCGGACATCTCCCATGTGGAACATTGCCTGCGTCATGTTGATTTTCTTGTGGTTCAGGATCTTTTCCTTACCGAAACAGCCGAGTTGGCTGATGTTGTCCTGCCCGGGGCCAGTTTTGCCGAAAAAGATGGCACTTTTACCAGTACCGAAAGACGTGTTCAGCGTGTCCGCCAAGCGGTGAGTCCGGTTGGGGACAGCCGTCCTGACTGGAAAATACTGACAGAGCTGTTGGAGCGCATGGGACGTTCGGAACGGTATGCGAGTGCTTGCGATGTCTTTGATGAAATGCGCTTGCTGACTCCCACACATACAGGCATCAGCTACGAGAGACTTGAGTCCGGGGGGCTTCAGTGGCCCTGTCCTGACGAGTCGCATCCGGGAACCCCTATCCTGCACGTGGGCGGTTGCATGCGCGGTCCCGGAAAATTTGTGCCGCTGGTTCACCGCGAGCCTACGGAATTGCCGGATGCCGAATATCCACTGACCCTGACCACGGGAAGGGTCGTGGCCCATTATCATACGGCTACCATGACCCGTCGCTGTTTCGGTCTGGCAGGGACATGGCCTGAAGAGCTCGTGGAGATTCATCCGATTGATGCTGCCGAATATGGCATTGCCGACGGTGATCTCGTGCAATTAAGTACCCGCCGGGGAACCGTCAGGGCTCGTGCATGGGTTACGCAACGGGTTCGACGTGGTCTCGTTTTTATGACCTTTCACTTTTCTGAAAGTCCGGCCAACCTACTGACTACCTCGGCAGCTGATCCGGTTACCGGCACTCCTCAATTGAAAGTATGTGCCGTTTCCATTTGTAAATTTAAGGAGTCTACCGATTCGGTGTCTCCGGTATCCATAAAGGAAGAAGTTTCATGTCATACCCTTTGA